In a single window of the Tribolium castaneum strain GA2 chromosome 8, icTriCast1.1, whole genome shotgun sequence genome:
- the Gr88 gene encoding gustatory receptor, which translates to MSSQLLKLTHDALKILGIGPKSNKIYSFLLLTTLTLLVILSSIDRPYLKSYTYIKLVVSVLMDFIAYFFNFWTILFSRSDFFQQFECDNEPKLRHYLIFIFVNVFFWVIILMSNYAFTRIILLKSVLEIVIIDIEIYSQFLYGFMIYLILDTIKSKYRQMHRLLANYKVITSDEFFYLVSKIESLACELKNTVDDFNDIFGISFLLIISYSTLHFVNYIDDLFFFRFEKSKFEPFLISNISLVSLIFLFNCTLIIMCDCVRSEASKVVKNAQKLRHKFDLKTLVLNFPKFTAGGFFHVKKSTIFSILNTVSTLLIVMVQFDKER; encoded by the coding sequence ATGAGTTCCCAACTATTGAAACTGACTCACGACGCCCTCAAAATTTTAGGAATTGGCccaaaaagtaacaaaatttactcgttCCTGTTACTCACAACTTTGACTCTTTTGGTCATTCTGTCCAGCATTGATCGACCTTATCTCAAATCCTACACTTACATCAAGCTCGTTGTGAGTGTTTTGATGGACTTTATTGCTTacttcttcaatttttggACGATTTTGTTCAGTCGAAGCGATTTTTTCCAACAGTTTGAGTGTGACAATGAGCCGAAACTGCGCCACTAtttaatctttatttttgtgaatgtGTTTTTTTGGGTGATTATTTTAATGTCGAATTATGCCTTCACTCGCATCATTCTATTGAAATCTGTGCTCGAAATCGTGATAATTGACATCGAAATTTACAGCCAATTTTTATACGGTTTCATGATTTATCTAATTTTGGACACGATCAAGTCAAAGTATCGCCAAATGCACCGACTTTTGGCCAATTACAAGGTGATAACGTCCGATGAGTTTTTCTATCTCGTTTCAAAAATCGAAAGTTTGGCTTGTGAGTTAAAAAATACAGTCGACGATTTTAATGACATTTTCGGGATTTCTTTCCTTTTAATAATATCGTACTCGACTCTACATTTCGTCAATTACATcgacgatttattttttttccggttcgaaaaatcaaaatttgagcCGTTTCtcatctcaaacatttcgCTAGTTTCGCTAATTTTCCTCTTTAATTGCACTTTAATCATTATGTGTGATTGTGTGCGTAGCGAAGCGTCAAAAGTcgtgaaaaatgcacaaaagtTGAGACATAAATTCGATTTAAAAACCCTTGTTTTGAATTTTCCCAAGTTTACAGCCGGCGGTTTTTTCCACGTGAAAAAGTCCACGATTTTTAGTATTTTGAACACAGTTAGTACCCTTCTAATCGTTATGGTCCAGTTCGATAAAGAACGATAA
- the LOC103313301 gene encoding zinc finger matrin-type protein 4 isoform X1, with the protein MQTSEDGEYIPSKELEKNFKIPKRKLNLDESAPVVAQVMENSYYNYMVEPQPPVIAPIEVEAARNLILQSLQKRECERPKTYQNHVLKETIPDCFDETLPRDLTSLFQPLYCKLCSAQLSSNLVAKLHYKSKNHEKKIRKFLIDYSERTGEPLHKRAKVAPGGDSDDGNPLYYYCDVCDLPLTGKLHAESHYLGKNHRKVTLGMKAPSAKGKTRKSCSSGNSDGFGADFHPVESVGFRCELCNITTTCQEQLESHYNGQKHRKKLKQQAMEGVPVGSPHDSILTSVLTADAGDCSVYRTPSGQYYCQTCNCSSNSEVQFKQHLHSKNHLKKASQKKA; encoded by the exons ATGCAAACGAGCGAAGACGGTGAATATATCCCGT CGAAAGAGCtggaaaaaaactttaaaataccaaaacggaaattaaatttggacGAGAGCGCCCCCGTGGTGGCTCAAGTAATGGAAAACTCATACTATAACTACATGGTGGAGCCCCAACCGCCTGTGATAGCGCCCATTGAGGTGGAGGCAGCTCGTAACCTAATTTTGCAATCCTTGCAAAAACGCGAATGTGAACGGCCAAAAACGTACCAGAATCATGTTT TAAAAGAGACAATTCCGGATTGTTTTGATGAGACGCTTCCGCGCGACTTAACCTCTCTTTTCCAACCGTTGTATTGCAAATTATGCTCGGCCCAACTTAGCAGTAACCTTGTGGCCAAGTTACATTACAAGTCGAAGAaccatgagaaaaaaattcgcaaatttttgattgattATTCGGAACGGACTGGGGAACCGTTGCATAAGCGGGCCAAGGTGGCCCCAGGGGGCGATTCGGATGATGGCAACCCCTTGTATTACTACTGTGACGTGTGTGATTTACCCCTTACGGGGAAATTGCACGCAGAGTCTCATTATTTGGGAAAAAACCATCGCAA GGTCACTTTGGGAATGAAAGCGCCTTCGGCGAAGGGGAAAACACGCAAAAG ttgtAGTAGTGGTAACAGTGATGGTTTTGGGGCCGATTTTCACCCAGTGGAGTCCGTGGGGTTCCGGTGCGAGTTGTGCAATATTACAACGACGTGTCAGGAGCAGTTAGAGAGTCACTATAACGGGCAGAAGCAccgcaaaaagttgaaacaACAAGCTATGGAGGGGGTTCCAGTTGGGAGCCCCCATGATAGCATTTTGACGAGTGTCTTAACGGCAGATGCGGGAGATTGTTCTGTTTATAGGACCCCCTCAGGACAGTACTACTGTCAGACGTGTAATTGCTCGAGTAATTCCGAAGTTCAATTCAAGCAGCATTTACACAGCAAGAATCATTTGAAGAAGGCGAGTCAAAAGAAGGCGTaa
- the LOC103313301 gene encoding zinc finger matrin-type protein 3 isoform X2 codes for MQTSEDGEYIPSKELEKNFKIPKRKLNLDESAPVVAQVMENSYYNYMVEPQPPVIAPIEVEAARNLILQSLQKRECERPKTYQNHVLKETIPDCFDETLPRDLTSLFQPLYCKLCSAQLSSNLVAKLHYKSKNHEKKIRKFLIDYSERTGEPLHKRAKVAPGGDSDDGNPLYYYCDVCDLPLTGKLHAESHYLGKNHRKVTLGMKAPSAKGKTRKSGNSDGFGADFHPVESVGFRCELCNITTTCQEQLESHYNGQKHRKKLKQQAMEGVPVGSPHDSILTSVLTADAGDCSVYRTPSGQYYCQTCNCSSNSEVQFKQHLHSKNHLKKASQKKA; via the exons ATGCAAACGAGCGAAGACGGTGAATATATCCCGT CGAAAGAGCtggaaaaaaactttaaaataccaaaacggaaattaaatttggacGAGAGCGCCCCCGTGGTGGCTCAAGTAATGGAAAACTCATACTATAACTACATGGTGGAGCCCCAACCGCCTGTGATAGCGCCCATTGAGGTGGAGGCAGCTCGTAACCTAATTTTGCAATCCTTGCAAAAACGCGAATGTGAACGGCCAAAAACGTACCAGAATCATGTTT TAAAAGAGACAATTCCGGATTGTTTTGATGAGACGCTTCCGCGCGACTTAACCTCTCTTTTCCAACCGTTGTATTGCAAATTATGCTCGGCCCAACTTAGCAGTAACCTTGTGGCCAAGTTACATTACAAGTCGAAGAaccatgagaaaaaaattcgcaaatttttgattgattATTCGGAACGGACTGGGGAACCGTTGCATAAGCGGGCCAAGGTGGCCCCAGGGGGCGATTCGGATGATGGCAACCCCTTGTATTACTACTGTGACGTGTGTGATTTACCCCTTACGGGGAAATTGCACGCAGAGTCTCATTATTTGGGAAAAAACCATCGCAA GGTCACTTTGGGAATGAAAGCGCCTTCGGCGAAGGGGAAAACACGCAAAAG TGGTAACAGTGATGGTTTTGGGGCCGATTTTCACCCAGTGGAGTCCGTGGGGTTCCGGTGCGAGTTGTGCAATATTACAACGACGTGTCAGGAGCAGTTAGAGAGTCACTATAACGGGCAGAAGCAccgcaaaaagttgaaacaACAAGCTATGGAGGGGGTTCCAGTTGGGAGCCCCCATGATAGCATTTTGACGAGTGTCTTAACGGCAGATGCGGGAGATTGTTCTGTTTATAGGACCCCCTCAGGACAGTACTACTGTCAGACGTGTAATTGCTCGAGTAATTCCGAAGTTCAATTCAAGCAGCATTTACACAGCAAGAATCATTTGAAGAAGGCGAGTCAAAAGAAGGCGTaa
- the LOC103313321 gene encoding vasorin: protein MICLILLIVLFVSGGFTLECNTINHRQKFKPDIILAQHYCKNVPSNLVIDSLYFVETNYPQEVTIVDSEIPTISNYSSLLNMKYVRKLVLKGLGIRNIIPGAFRNMNNLQELDLSFNQIRELSGDAFQGLERLETLHLEGNQLRDDLEEKRKFLPNLKNLFLSDNPIGAAE from the coding sequence atgatttgtttaattttgttgattgTGTTGTTCGTTTCTGGGGGTTTTACCCTTGAGTGTAATACGATAAACCACCGCCAAAAATTCAAGCCTGATATTATTTTGGCACAACATTACTGTAAAAATGTTCCGTCGAATTTGGTCATTGATAGTTTGTATTTCGTTGAAACAAATTATCCGCAAGAAGTGACTATCGTTGATTCGGAAATACCAACAATTTCCAATTATTCGTCGCTTCTTAACATGAAATATGTGCGAAAGTTGGTTTTGAAAGGCTTGGGGATTAGGAATATAATCCCTGGTGCGTTTCGCAACATGAACAATTTGCAAGAATTGGATTTGAGTTTTAACCAGATCAGGGAATTGTCCGGTGATGCGTTTCAGGGATTAGAAAGGTTGGAGACGTTGCATTTGGAGGGAAATCAGTTAAGGGATGATTTGGAGGAGAAGAGAAAGTTTTTGCCCAATTTGAAGAATTTGTTCCTGAGTGATAATCCGATCGGAGCGGCTGAATAA